The segment CGGAAATCTATCACCTGGGAGCCCAAAGCCATGTCCGCGTGAGCTTCGATATACCGGAGTACACCGGAGAAATCACCGGGCTCGGCGCGGTGCGCATTCTTGAAGCGATTCGCGAGAGCGGCGTCATGACGCGCTTTTATAACGCATCGAGCAGCGAGATGTTCGGCAATGCGCCCGCCCCTCAACATGAGGCGACACCATTCGAACCTCGCAGCCCATACGCGGCGGCAAAAGTCTATGCCCACTGGATGACGGTAAATTACCGGGAGGGCTACACTCTTTTTGCCTGTAACGGAATCCTTTTCAATCACGAATCGCCCCGGCGCGGCGAAACATTTGTAAGCCGGAAAATCACGAAGGCAGTGGCGCGGATAAAGCTGGGCGTCCAGGACAAGCTCTTTCTCGGCAACCTGAATGCGCGCCGGGATTGGGGATTCGCCGGCGACTACGTCGAGGCGATCTGGCTGATGCTGCAGCAGGAAAAACCCGACGATTTCGTCATCGCAACAGGCGAAACGCACACTGTCAGTGAATTGCTGGACGAGGCGTTCGGATATTTCGATCTGGACTGGAAAAAGTATGTCGAGATCGATCCCCGTTACTACCGGCCAACCGAAGTGGATTTACTGCTGGGCGATGCGCAGAAAGCCAGGCGCATCCTGAAGTGGGAACCCAGAGTTCGCTTTAAGGATCTCGTCCGGATGATGGTCGACTCCGACTTCCAGCGTGAGAAAGTCAAATACCGCCCATGAGCTTCTGGCAAGACAAGCGGGTTCTGGTCACCGGCGGCACCGGATTCCTCGGCACGCACGTTGTGGCACGGCTGAACGCAAAACAGCCGGCGTCGGTGTTCGCGCCGGCAAGCGCCCAATATGACCTCGTAAAAGAAGCAAACGTGATCCGGCTCTATGAAGACTTCCGGCCGAACCTGGTTATTCACATGGCGGCACGGGTTGGCGGCATTGGCGCAAACCGGGCCACCCCCGGCAGGTTCTTCTATGAAAATGTCATCATGGGCGCTCAGGTCATGGAGTTCGCCCGCCAATATGGTGTTGAGAAATTCGTCGCGCTCGGAACGATATGCGCTTATCCGAAATTCACGCCGATTCCCTTCAAGGAGGACGATCTGTGGAACGGCTATCCGGAAGAGACCAACGCACCCTATGGCCTCGCCAAGAAAATGCTTCTGGTACAGGCCGACGCTTACCGCAGCCAGTATGGATTTAATGCGATTTACCTGTTGCCGGTGAACCTCTACGGCCCCG is part of the Terriglobia bacterium genome and harbors:
- a CDS encoding GDP-L-fucose synthase gives rise to the protein MSFWQDKRVLVTGGTGFLGTHVVARLNAKQPASVFAPASAQYDLVKEANVIRLYEDFRPNLVIHMAARVGGIGANRATPGRFFYENVIMGAQVMEFARQYGVEKFVALGTICAYPKFTPIPFKEDDLWNGYPEETNAPYGLAKKMLLVQADAYRSQYGFNAIYLLPVNLYGPGDNFDLNTSHVIPAMIRKCVTAVREAAREIILWGTGTPTREFLYVEDAAEAIVLAAERYNGSDPINLGSGTEISIRDLAALIASLCGFNGKIVWDESQPDGQPRRALDVTRAEKRFSFRAQTNFEAGLRRTIDWYRARY
- a CDS encoding GDP-mannose 4,6-dehydratase gives rise to the protein EIYHLGAQSHVRVSFDIPEYTGEITGLGAVRILEAIRESGVMTRFYNASSSEMFGNAPAPQHEATPFEPRSPYAAAKVYAHWMTVNYREGYTLFACNGILFNHESPRRGETFVSRKITKAVARIKLGVQDKLFLGNLNARRDWGFAGDYVEAIWLMLQQEKPDDFVIATGETHTVSELLDEAFGYFDLDWKKYVEIDPRYYRPTEVDLLLGDAQKARRILKWEPRVRFKDLVRMMVDSDFQREKVKYRP